A single region of the Coprobacter tertius genome encodes:
- a CDS encoding DUF4980 domain-containing protein → MKHIQKGVLYALFCPGLFFISPVHAGDISVKITKKYLNIPVSHQTDRIPMKLSEKDKKIDSFNIRLAPEQADYWVFYDVSSLKGKTVKISIPGENNGLKAIYQDDVIAGSDSLYKETYRPQFHFSSRRGWNNDPNGMIYYDGEYHLFYQHNPYEREWENMHWGHAVSKDLIHWEELGDALRPDSIGSIFSGSCVIDYENTAGFNQGKTPAMVAIYTADNPQKQVQCIAYSLDKGRTWTKYKGNPVIDSNAKWKTKDTRDPKVFWYKPGKEWVMVLNERDGHSIYTSTDLKEWNYQSHITGFWECPELFELPVNGDPENTRWVMYGASGTYMIGTFDGKKFTPENGKFYYNTGAMYAAQTFTNMPASDNRRIQIGWERITHPGMPFKGMMSVPTVLSLKATPNGIRLFSVPVQELEKLQDEKLNISTNLTARKASELLQPFNKEGSMRIRLTMKLSHATDAGLNLYGQSLLHYDMNSNRVNGVFYSPADCTSMEITADILIDRTSVEVFIDNGAYSYSMERKPHNDNNEGFHFWGNNIEIKNLKLYKMQSIWK, encoded by the coding sequence ATGAAACATATACAAAAAGGTGTATTGTACGCCCTATTCTGTCCCGGTCTCTTTTTTATTTCACCCGTACATGCCGGAGATATATCGGTAAAAATCACAAAAAAATATCTGAATATACCGGTATCCCATCAGACTGACCGAATACCGATGAAATTATCTGAAAAAGACAAAAAAATCGACAGCTTCAACATCAGATTGGCCCCCGAACAAGCCGATTACTGGGTATTTTACGACGTATCTTCTTTAAAAGGAAAAACAGTTAAAATTTCGATTCCCGGTGAAAATAACGGTTTAAAAGCCATTTATCAAGATGATGTTATAGCCGGAAGCGATAGCCTCTATAAAGAAACATACCGTCCCCAGTTCCATTTTTCATCTCGACGGGGCTGGAATAACGACCCGAACGGAATGATCTATTACGATGGAGAATATCATCTTTTTTATCAGCACAATCCTTATGAACGAGAATGGGAAAATATGCATTGGGGACACGCTGTGAGTAAAGACCTGATTCATTGGGAAGAATTAGGCGACGCCCTCCGTCCCGATTCTATCGGAAGCATTTTCTCAGGCTCATGTGTTATCGATTATGAAAACACAGCAGGTTTCAATCAAGGAAAAACACCCGCAATGGTTGCCATTTATACAGCCGATAATCCCCAAAAACAAGTACAATGTATTGCTTATAGTCTCGACAAAGGTAGAACCTGGACGAAATACAAAGGAAATCCCGTAATCGACTCGAATGCCAAATGGAAAACTAAAGATACCCGAGATCCGAAAGTTTTCTGGTATAAACCAGGGAAAGAATGGGTTATGGTATTGAATGAACGAGACGGCCATTCTATTTATACCTCAACCGATTTAAAAGAATGGAACTATCAGAGCCATATTACCGGTTTTTGGGAATGTCCTGAATTATTCGAATTACCAGTAAACGGAGACCCAGAAAATACACGATGGGTTATGTACGGAGCTTCGGGAACTTATATGATAGGAACTTTCGACGGGAAAAAATTTACACCTGAAAACGGGAAATTCTATTATAACACGGGGGCCATGTATGCCGCCCAAACATTTACCAATATGCCTGCATCGGACAACCGGCGCATACAAATCGGCTGGGAACGCATTACACATCCGGGAATGCCTTTCAAAGGAATGATGTCGGTTCCTACGGTACTTTCGTTAAAAGCAACCCCTAACGGTATAAGATTATTCAGTGTTCCAGTTCAGGAACTGGAGAAACTGCAGGATGAAAAACTGAATATATCCACTAATCTTACTGCCCGAAAAGCATCGGAATTGTTACAACCGTTCAATAAAGAAGGAAGTATGCGCATACGTCTCACGATGAAACTTTCCCATGCAACAGATGCCGGACTCAACCTTTACGGACAATCACTTTTACACTATGATATGAACTCGAACCGGGTAAACGGAGTTTTCTATTCTCCCGCCGATTGTACAAGTATGGAAATTACCGCAGATATACTTATCGACCGTACTTCTGTCGAAGTATTCATCGATAACGGAGCCTATTCTTATTCGATGGAAAGAAAACCCCATAACGATAATAATGAAGGATTTCATTTCTGGGGTAACAACATAGAAATAAAAAACTTGAAATTGTATAAAATGCAATCGATCTGGAAATAA
- a CDS encoding metallophosphoesterase family protein — MKHTTLSTLIFFLFTACDVFEYHPYDVKLGKEYRHINATQIAALKEKNTGKGTLRFAFMGDTQRFYDETEDFVAHINGRNDIDFVIHGGDMSDFGLKKEFIWCEDRMKKLKVPYITLCGNHDILGTGEEIYTSMYGDLNFSFIFERVKFICINTNALEFDYSTPVPDFDFILREIRQSDEYDKTVFVMHVPPGDIEFNNNVKFTFQQQIKQAQNLLFCMHAHTHTFKVTDYFNDGLLYYACDTIMKRSYLLFTITPEGYSYEYIHF, encoded by the coding sequence ATGAAACACACGACATTATCGACCCTGATTTTTTTTCTGTTTACGGCCTGTGATGTATTCGAATATCATCCATACGATGTCAAACTAGGAAAAGAATATCGGCATATCAACGCCACACAAATTGCCGCATTAAAAGAAAAAAATACGGGCAAAGGAACATTGCGATTTGCATTTATGGGCGATACCCAACGTTTTTATGACGAAACCGAAGATTTCGTAGCTCATATAAACGGTCGCAACGACATAGACTTTGTCATACATGGCGGAGACATGTCTGACTTCGGCCTCAAAAAAGAATTCATTTGGTGTGAAGATCGGATGAAAAAGCTGAAAGTACCTTATATTACCTTATGCGGAAATCATGATATTTTAGGAACGGGCGAAGAAATATACACATCGATGTATGGAGATCTCAACTTTTCTTTCATTTTCGAACGGGTAAAATTTATATGTATCAATACGAATGCCCTCGAATTCGATTACTCCACTCCAGTCCCCGATTTCGATTTCATTTTGAGGGAGATCCGGCAAAGCGACGAATACGATAAAACGGTTTTCGTAATGCACGTTCCACCCGGAGACATCGAATTCAACAATAATGTAAAATTTACATTCCAACAGCAAATAAAACAAGCCCAGAATCTGCTTTTTTGTATGCATGCGCATACGCATACTTTTAAAGTTACCGATTATTTTAACGACGGCTTACTTTATTATGCCTGCGATACCATTATGAAACGCAGCTACCTCCTCTTTACCATTACTCCTGAAGGATATAGTTACGAATACATTCATTTCTGA
- a CDS encoding uracil-DNA glycosylase family protein: MKEEQQPEYHPLELFLPERARLLMLGSFPPQKKRWSMDFYYPNLQNDMWRVFGYIFFANKNYFLEPDNKKFNKERICEFLFEKGIALGDTAMSVVRLQDNASDKFLEVVDPLDLSSVLKKLPFCTAIVTTGQKATETLLKMIDTSVPKVGGYSEFIWQDREMRLYRMPSTSRAYPRPIEEKARFYEQMFKELGLL, translated from the coding sequence ATGAAAGAAGAACAGCAGCCCGAATATCATCCTCTCGAATTATTTTTACCGGAGAGAGCTCGATTGTTAATGTTGGGCAGTTTTCCGCCGCAAAAAAAACGTTGGAGTATGGATTTTTACTACCCTAATCTTCAGAATGATATGTGGCGTGTTTTCGGTTATATTTTTTTTGCGAATAAAAATTATTTTCTGGAACCGGATAACAAAAAATTTAATAAAGAACGTATATGCGAGTTTTTGTTTGAGAAGGGAATTGCTCTGGGAGATACGGCGATGTCTGTCGTACGTTTACAGGATAATGCATCCGATAAGTTTCTTGAAGTAGTCGATCCGCTCGATTTGTCATCGGTGTTAAAAAAATTACCCTTTTGTACTGCGATTGTAACTACCGGCCAGAAAGCAACCGAAACTTTGTTAAAAATGATCGATACTTCTGTACCTAAGGTAGGAGGGTACAGTGAATTTATATGGCAGGATCGGGAAATGCGTCTTTACCGTATGCCTTCTACATCGAGAGCATATCCCCGGCCTATCGAGGAAAAAGCCCGGTTCTATGAGCAAATGTTCAAAGAACTGGGCTTGTTATGA
- a CDS encoding MBL fold metallo-hydrolase, which yields MKIKKFEFNPFPVNTYIVWDEDTHECIVIDAGCYYPKEKETLSEYIRDNALTVKHLLATHLHLDHNFGNTFASHEFGIPLEADKADEFLLAGMREQAAMFGMELPDSPVSIGRYIKNKDTFTFGKHTLHAISVPGHSPGSLVFYEPDERVAFAGDVLFRGSIGRTDLPGGSYVQLVNGIKQKLLVLPDDTIIYPGHGPKTTIGYEKENNPYF from the coding sequence ATGAAAATAAAGAAATTCGAATTCAATCCTTTTCCCGTAAATACATATATCGTATGGGATGAAGATACGCACGAATGCATTGTTATAGACGCAGGATGTTATTATCCGAAAGAGAAAGAAACGCTTAGCGAATATATCAGAGACAACGCACTCACCGTAAAACACCTGTTAGCGACACATCTTCACCTCGACCACAATTTCGGAAATACATTCGCCTCTCACGAATTTGGAATACCGCTCGAAGCGGATAAAGCCGACGAATTTTTGCTGGCCGGGATGAGAGAACAAGCGGCAATGTTCGGGATGGAATTACCCGACTCCCCGGTTTCCATCGGACGATATATAAAAAACAAAGATACTTTTACCTTCGGTAAACACACCCTACACGCTATTTCTGTCCCGGGTCATTCTCCCGGAAGCCTGGTATTTTATGAACCCGATGAACGTGTAGCCTTTGCAGGCGACGTTCTTTTCAGAGGCAGCATCGGGCGCACCGATCTTCCCGGCGGAAGTTACGTACAACTTGTAAACGGTATCAAACAAAAATTACTGGTTTTACCAGACGATACAATTATATACCCGGGGCATGGTCCTAAAACCACAATCGGGTACGAAAAAGAAAACAACCCTTATTTCTGA
- the rsmG gene encoding 16S rRNA (guanine(527)-N(7))-methyltransferase RsmG gives MQIIDKYFPILSDTQKKQIDDLYDLYTDWNAKINVISRKDIENLYLHHVLHSLGIAKMLNFTSGSTIMDVGTGGGFPGIPLAILFPECKFHLVDRIGKKIKVATEVSAAIGLNNVTFRHAGAEEEKQKFDFVVSRAVMPLNDLIRIITKNIKTDQKNALPNGLICLKGGELENEIKPVKKRALVYNLKDYFSEDFFDTKKAVYVQI, from the coding sequence ATGCAAATCATCGATAAATATTTTCCGATATTATCCGACACGCAAAAAAAACAAATCGACGATCTTTATGATCTTTATACCGATTGGAACGCCAAAATAAATGTTATTTCACGTAAAGATATAGAAAACCTGTATCTGCATCATGTATTACACTCGCTCGGTATTGCCAAAATGCTGAACTTTACATCCGGTAGTACGATCATGGACGTCGGTACCGGAGGCGGATTTCCCGGAATTCCCCTTGCTATACTTTTCCCCGAATGCAAATTTCATTTGGTAGACCGTATCGGAAAAAAAATAAAAGTAGCGACCGAAGTCTCCGCCGCAATCGGGCTGAATAACGTAACTTTCAGACATGCAGGCGCTGAGGAAGAAAAACAAAAATTCGATTTTGTCGTCAGCCGGGCAGTTATGCCATTAAACGACCTGATCAGAATCATTACAAAAAATATCAAAACCGATCAAAAAAACGCTCTGCCCAACGGTCTCATTTGTTTAAAAGGCGGAGAACTCGAAAACGAAATAAAACCGGTAAAAAAACGTGCATTGGTATATAATCTGAAAGATTATTTCAGTGAAGACTTTTTCGATACGAAAAAAGCGGTATACGTGCAAATATAA
- a CDS encoding DUF3298 and DUF4163 domain-containing protein, whose amino-acid sequence MKKYSTLTTLFCFTLTLAIVSCTHKKKDNGKTSDQDSAQVENVALTGNPDTLTFETIKIEKKSYIANNPKNPGCTYDLDLVYPSGYTDPETLQGIQKLFLESVFGSKYADLTPNEAAAQNMKDYIDNYQSEMTEYIKSMTKEDKEAQGADAWMNYASYDSTATTYNKNKIYSFNVYTYSYTGGAHGIYGTAAYIIDIENQKRIDFADIFTTQDTARLKVMLKEQLATDQNVKNEQALKQLGFWTDNITPDDNFFVTGKGITWIFNPYDIAPYSMGSTEITLSFDKLKPMIKKQSPILRIINPDTDANHR is encoded by the coding sequence ATGAAAAAATATTCGACTCTTACTACCCTTTTTTGTTTTACGCTCACATTGGCCATAGTTTCTTGTACACATAAAAAGAAAGATAACGGCAAAACCTCCGACCAAGACAGCGCACAAGTGGAGAACGTAGCACTAACCGGCAATCCCGATACACTCACTTTCGAGACTATTAAAATAGAAAAAAAATCATACATCGCTAATAATCCCAAAAACCCGGGATGCACATACGACCTCGATTTAGTATACCCTTCGGGTTATACCGATCCCGAAACATTACAGGGAATACAAAAATTATTTCTCGAATCGGTGTTCGGATCGAAATATGCCGATCTTACGCCCAATGAAGCTGCCGCTCAGAATATGAAAGATTATATAGACAATTATCAGTCTGAAATGACGGAGTATATAAAATCGATGACCAAAGAAGACAAAGAAGCGCAGGGGGCCGATGCATGGATGAATTATGCATCGTACGATTCTACAGCCACAACTTATAATAAAAATAAAATATATAGTTTCAACGTATACACATACTCTTATACGGGGGGAGCTCATGGTATTTACGGAACAGCGGCTTATATAATCGATATCGAAAATCAGAAAAGAATCGATTTTGCCGATATATTTACAACACAGGATACTGCCCGTTTGAAAGTCATGCTGAAGGAACAATTGGCCACCGATCAAAATGTTAAAAACGAACAAGCCCTGAAGCAACTGGGATTTTGGACCGATAATATAACTCCCGACGATAATTTCTTTGTTACCGGGAAAGGGATTACCTGGATATTTAATCCGTATGATATAGCTCCCTATTCTATGGGATCAACAGAAATAACATTAAGTTTCGACAAACTGAAACCGATGATAAAAAAACAAAGTCCCATTTTACGAATTATTAATCCAGACACAGATGCAAATCATCGATAA
- a CDS encoding EFR1 family ferrodoxin (N-terminal region resembles flavodoxins. C-terminal ferrodoxin region binds two 4Fe-4S clusters.), giving the protein MIFYFSGTGNSRWVAGELAEVQNEKLFFIPDEIESLRYKNKYAVSPGEKIGFVFPVYSWGIPPFITSFIKAINFDYDCPPYIFLVCTCGDDTGLTDIIFRRLLDRKNMFCNAGFSVTMPNNYILLPGFDTDSKALETRKLEKASERIKYVNKEISLKTNNLYDFHRGKFAFLKSRIINPLFRKLQVQSRHFHANDNCIRCGLCSKVCPSHNIDLSPTPRWGNNCLQCLACIHDCPVQAIQYKNITVEKGRYHFENITE; this is encoded by the coding sequence ATGATATTTTATTTTTCCGGTACCGGAAACTCGCGATGGGTAGCTGGGGAACTCGCCGAGGTGCAAAATGAAAAATTATTTTTCATTCCCGATGAAATCGAGTCGCTGCGGTATAAAAATAAATATGCTGTATCTCCCGGTGAAAAAATAGGATTTGTATTCCCTGTTTATTCTTGGGGGATTCCTCCTTTTATCACATCCTTTATCAAAGCAATAAACTTCGATTACGACTGTCCTCCTTATATTTTCCTGGTTTGCACGTGCGGCGACGACACGGGACTTACCGACATTATCTTCCGACGTCTCCTCGACCGGAAAAACATGTTTTGCAATGCGGGGTTTTCGGTGACGATGCCCAATAATTATATACTATTACCGGGATTCGACACTGATAGCAAAGCACTCGAAACCCGGAAACTGGAAAAAGCATCGGAACGCATAAAATACGTCAACAAAGAAATAAGTCTTAAAACGAATAACCTATACGACTTCCACAGAGGAAAATTCGCGTTTCTGAAATCCCGTATAATTAACCCGCTTTTCAGAAAATTGCAAGTACAATCCCGACATTTCCATGCAAATGATAATTGCATACGCTGTGGCCTATGTTCTAAGGTATGTCCTTCTCATAATATCGATCTCTCCCCCACTCCCCGGTGGGGAAACAATTGTTTGCAATGCTTGGCATGTATTCACGATTGCCCGGTACAGGCCATCCAGTATAAAAATATAACCGTAGAAAAAGGGCGTTATCATTTCGAAAATATTACGGAATAA
- a CDS encoding DUF3289 family protein — protein MAGDVIKLSVEYCRQAKPEVVIPEEKVTQATKDSVKWMVKIDNQEERLVINDEVIKGGRISLEVLEKWAGKEITIMPYLVTVSKKKAVTIIVKKVFPMLILQGKRRKGMNRSNSETAADLLYGDYTMDESGFNKLKQQLISIFVSEKKKKQEDAEKYADQRINKVRSFARKSDDNLFKIFNNEIEWYSMGKLEDVAHKMVAKMKANKGGEFSDAVLTGKVKEHDSSKSFINHVKKAIIEYLSKNKGRFENLNITDGSTGVLYQYLLDHGVQTPTFNDKISGLGITIHDVWAYQVFITDYAINGNNFTAKLEFIYWDHFGLDYPDIVNYDNDIFYSWFVLQHFKNYQPFITKIIINETCNGTF, from the coding sequence GTGGCAGGAGATGTCATTAAATTATCGGTAGAATACTGTCGGCAGGCGAAACCAGAAGTAGTTATACCTGAAGAAAAAGTGACTCAGGCTACAAAAGACAGCGTAAAATGGATGGTGAAGATTGACAATCAGGAGGAGCGTCTTGTCATTAACGATGAGGTGATCAAAGGTGGTCGTATTTCATTGGAAGTGCTGGAAAAGTGGGCTGGTAAAGAGATTACTATAATGCCATACTTGGTGACAGTGTCAAAAAAGAAAGCTGTCACTATCATAGTAAAAAAAGTTTTTCCTATGTTGATATTGCAGGGAAAACGCAGAAAAGGGATGAATCGTAGCAATTCTGAAACTGCTGCTGATTTACTCTATGGCGATTATACAATGGATGAATCCGGATTTAATAAATTGAAACAACAATTGATTTCCATCTTTGTCAGTGAAAAGAAGAAAAAACAGGAAGACGCTGAAAAATATGCTGACCAAAGAATTAATAAAGTGAGATCTTTTGCACGTAAATCAGATGACAATCTATTTAAAATATTCAACAACGAGATTGAATGGTATTCTATGGGAAAATTAGAAGATGTAGCACACAAAATGGTTGCAAAGATGAAAGCTAATAAAGGTGGGGAGTTTTCAGATGCAGTTTTAACAGGAAAAGTGAAAGAACATGACAGTTCAAAGTCGTTTATAAATCATGTTAAAAAAGCTATAATCGAATATCTGAGCAAAAACAAAGGTCGGTTTGAAAACTTAAATATAACAGATGGCTCGACAGGTGTTCTTTATCAATATTTATTAGATCATGGCGTTCAAACTCCAACATTCAATGATAAAATAAGTGGTTTAGGAATTACGATACATGATGTATGGGCATATCAGGTTTTTATTACGGATTATGCTATAAACGGAAATAACTTTACGGCTAAATTGGAATTTATTTATTGGGATCATTTTGGACTTGATTATCCTGACATTGTAAATTATGATAATGACATTTTTTATAGTTGGTTTGTTTTACAGCATTTTAAAAATTACCAGCCATTTATCACAAAAATAATAATAAATGAAACTTGCAATGGAACTTTTTAA